A genomic region of Candidatus Aminicenantes bacterium contains the following coding sequences:
- a CDS encoding LptE family protein, whose protein sequence is MNKNPNRHRSAPHASAKSGLPVIAAVFIAMALMTLITACGYVLVGTGPLPAGIKRVQVPLFENKTTRFELDLKLTRAVINEFVSRGSVEITTDAAKADAVLKGLITNYIVNPIAFSNQKTADRYDILVVADITLTDVRTGKIIYANPSYQYKTEYQVPQGADFESSESEALDVMAKLFARGLIVAILEGF, encoded by the coding sequence ATGAACAAAAACCCGAACCGCCACCGATCCGCGCCGCATGCGTCCGCAAAGTCAGGCTTGCCCGTGATCGCTGCCGTGTTTATCGCCATGGCCCTAATGACGCTGATCACGGCCTGCGGCTATGTCCTCGTCGGCACCGGCCCCCTGCCGGCCGGGATCAAGCGGGTCCAAGTGCCGCTATTCGAGAACAAGACGACCCGCTTCGAGCTCGATCTCAAGCTGACTCGGGCCGTCATCAACGAGTTCGTGTCCCGCGGCTCGGTCGAGATAACGACCGACGCCGCCAAGGCCGACGCCGTTTTGAAGGGCCTCATAACGAATTATATCGTCAACCCGATCGCCTTCTCCAATCAGAAGACGGCCGACCGTTACGACATCCTGGTGGTGGCCGATATCACGCTCACGGATGTCCGGACCGGCAAGATCATTTACGCCAATCCCTCTTATCAGTACAAGACCGAATACCAGGTTCCGCAAGGCGCGGACTTCGAGTCCTCGGAATCCGAGGCCCTGGACGTCATGGCCAAGCTCTTCGCCCGCGGCCTGATCGTGGCCATCCTGGAGGGTTTCTAA
- a CDS encoding class I tRNA ligase family protein: protein LGLHDIDEPFPHYLAQGMVNKDGSAMSKSKGNVVDPDAMIQRYGADALRLFILFAAPPESEFEWKEDGLGGCHRFLGRVWGILQDVLALDREPGADSPVDPASLARLRKKLHQTIKKVGEDVEKRFRLNTAVSAFHELVNALKKDWDAVRGSSEGRALLRQAAETLALIMAPFTPHLSQEMWSRLGHEGLILRAPWPVFDPALAQEEKATIVVEINGKIRDKYETDPETGEDEMKTLALALPRIKELLAGQTVRKVVVIKGKIINIVV from the coding sequence CTGGGCCTCCACGACATCGACGAGCCCTTCCCGCACTACCTGGCCCAGGGCATGGTCAACAAGGACGGCTCGGCCATGTCCAAGTCCAAGGGCAACGTCGTCGACCCCGACGCCATGATCCAGCGCTACGGGGCCGACGCCCTGCGCCTGTTCATCCTCTTCGCCGCCCCGCCCGAGAGCGAGTTCGAGTGGAAGGAGGACGGCCTGGGCGGCTGTCATCGCTTCCTCGGCCGCGTCTGGGGCATCCTGCAGGATGTGTTGGCCTTGGATAGAGAACCCGGCGCCGACTCGCCCGTCGACCCCGCGTCGTTAGCCCGCCTGCGCAAGAAGCTCCATCAGACGATCAAGAAGGTCGGCGAGGATGTCGAGAAGCGATTCCGCCTGAACACCGCGGTCAGCGCCTTCCACGAGCTGGTCAACGCCCTCAAGAAGGATTGGGACGCCGTCCGCGGCTCGTCCGAGGGCCGGGCCCTCCTCCGCCAGGCGGCCGAGACGCTGGCCCTGATCATGGCCCCCTTCACCCCGCACTTGAGCCAGGAGATGTGGAGCCGCCTCGGGCACGAAGGCCTCATCCTCCGCGCGCCTTGGCCGGTCTTCGACCCGGCTCTGGCCCAGGAAGAGAAGGCGACCATCGTCGTCGAGATCAACGGCAAGATCCGCGACAAATACGAGACCGACCCCGAGACCGGCGAGGACGAGATGAAGACCCTGGCCCTGGCCCTGCCCCGGATCAAGGAGCTGCTGGCCGGACAGACGGTCCGTAAAGTCGTCGTCATCAAGGGCAAGATCATCAATATCGTTGTATAA